The following coding sequences lie in one Myxococcales bacterium genomic window:
- a CDS encoding PIN domain-containing protein: protein MIAVDTNILVYSHRSDSPFHDRAVQVVRQLVEGGTRWALPWPCIHEFVANVTNARIYKAPTPLDLALEQASQWLGSPAVRLLSEEEGYWDSLAALLQSSQVSGAKVHDARIAALCIAHGVAELWTADRDFNRFAPLRTANPLVEGSER, encoded by the coding sequence GTGATCGCCGTCGACACCAACATCCTGGTGTACTCGCACCGAAGCGACTCCCCGTTCCACGATCGCGCCGTGCAGGTGGTGCGCCAGTTGGTCGAGGGTGGAACGCGCTGGGCGCTGCCCTGGCCGTGTATCCACGAGTTCGTGGCCAACGTCACCAACGCTCGGATCTACAAGGCACCGACACCGCTCGATCTCGCGCTCGAGCAAGCCAGTCAGTGGCTGGGCTCGCCCGCCGTCCGACTACTCTCCGAAGAGGAGGGATACTGGGATTCCCTGGCAGCTCTGCTCCAGTCATCCCAGGTCAGCGGGGCCAAGGTCCACGACGCACGCATTGCTGCGCTGTGCATCGCGCACGGAGTCGCGGAGCTCTGGACCGCCGACCGTGACTTCAACCGCTTCGCCCCGCTGAGAACAGCGAACCCTCTCGTCGAGGGCTCCGAGCGCTGA
- a CDS encoding DUF2191 domain-containing protein yields MRTSLDIPDSLFQRAKKLARERKTSLRALLLEGLSEILQRERPTADRYRMKDCSFGGGGLVEGLEWTDSDRLRDLTYEGRGA; encoded by the coding sequence ATGCGTACTTCGTTGGATATCCCCGACAGCCTGTTCCAACGCGCCAAGAAACTCGCGCGTGAGCGCAAGACCTCGCTTCGCGCGCTCTTGCTCGAGGGCCTCAGCGAAATACTCCAACGCGAGCGGCCGACGGCCGACCGGTACCGAATGAAGGACTGTTCGTTCGGTGGCGGGGGCCTCGTCGAGGGGCTCGAATGGACTGACAGCGATCGGCTGCGCGACCTGACGTACGAAGGGCGCGGCGCGTGA
- a CDS encoding protein kinase, which yields MTALGPGARLAHFVIQRQLGAGGMGVVYEALDETLGRRVAIKVLPPELVGSAERRQRFLREARSAAQMSHPNIATVFEIDEVDGRVFIVMELVAGESLRDLMTATRVSTSRALDIAVGVARGLAHAHAAGLVHRDLKPENVMVLPNDAVKVLDFGIAKPEAAESSDKAAAATAITEEGRVLGTPGYMAPEQARGESVDARTDIFAIGVVLYEMVTGVRPFQGSSSLDIIVSTTRDEPPPVASHNPGAPRVIESILRRCLAKDRNDRYASADELAGVLEAAAREVSLHELATTQAMPTPFPSVAPPKTLAMPEPAATTTAASALAPAPPPSFRLPWAVGVGLVVLSVFVGIGAVKALRGRERPREPPSAPAAHPEREPRLGLDTLDRYSREVGSVSPGEWETAALDFERATAAVRRPSERWKAARPFCLGMRDLSRGDLDAALAALRSAAAVDPSFALPHVGLSSALVRAGKTDEAVREAQTAQTLGPELVVAIAAAGRAYAAAGRSTDAIEQLQRALAKSPVPGLRAQLALAHHAAGFDDAAEREANQTLKEDPDNVMAHVLLAERALEKRDGNAAHAHTERAVAVEPRNVAAWLAHGDALLLAKRNKEARAALTEAVRLWTETKQLGAPLERLKIVKSALDQGKLPPARAASAAAAAAGRAGPRASPARPSARPPRTNPAQDLDL from the coding sequence ATGACCGCCCTCGGCCCCGGCGCCCGACTCGCCCACTTCGTCATTCAGCGTCAGCTCGGCGCAGGTGGCATGGGTGTGGTCTACGAGGCGCTCGACGAGACGCTCGGGCGGCGAGTCGCGATCAAGGTCTTGCCACCGGAGCTCGTCGGGTCGGCGGAGCGCCGCCAGCGCTTTCTGCGCGAGGCGCGCTCCGCGGCCCAGATGAGTCATCCGAACATCGCCACGGTGTTCGAGATCGACGAGGTCGATGGGCGAGTGTTCATCGTGATGGAGCTCGTCGCCGGAGAGAGTCTGCGGGACCTGATGACCGCGACTCGGGTGTCGACGTCGCGCGCGCTGGACATTGCGGTTGGTGTTGCGCGCGGCCTCGCCCACGCGCACGCGGCGGGCCTCGTTCATCGGGATCTGAAGCCGGAGAACGTGATGGTTCTGCCGAACGATGCCGTCAAGGTGCTCGACTTCGGCATCGCCAAGCCGGAGGCCGCCGAGTCCAGTGACAAAGCTGCAGCCGCCACCGCGATCACCGAAGAGGGGCGGGTGCTCGGCACACCGGGTTACATGGCGCCGGAGCAGGCGCGGGGTGAATCGGTGGATGCAAGGACCGACATCTTCGCCATCGGTGTGGTGCTCTACGAGATGGTGACGGGCGTCCGGCCATTCCAGGGGAGCTCGTCGCTCGACATCATCGTCTCCACCACCCGCGACGAGCCCCCGCCGGTCGCGAGCCACAATCCGGGCGCGCCGCGCGTGATCGAGAGCATCCTGCGACGCTGTCTCGCAAAGGATCGAAACGACCGTTATGCGAGCGCCGACGAGCTGGCGGGTGTGCTCGAGGCGGCGGCCCGGGAGGTCTCGCTCCACGAGCTGGCGACGACGCAGGCCATGCCGACACCGTTTCCATCCGTGGCCCCGCCGAAGACGCTCGCCATGCCGGAACCTGCGGCGACCACCACCGCCGCTTCCGCCTTGGCGCCGGCGCCGCCACCGTCGTTTCGTCTGCCATGGGCGGTCGGGGTGGGCCTCGTCGTGCTGTCGGTGTTCGTTGGCATCGGTGCCGTCAAGGCGCTGCGTGGACGCGAGCGTCCGAGGGAACCTCCGAGCGCACCCGCCGCGCATCCCGAGCGAGAGCCCCGGCTCGGGCTCGACACACTCGATCGCTATTCTCGAGAGGTCGGCTCCGTCTCACCCGGAGAGTGGGAGACTGCCGCGCTCGACTTCGAACGCGCGACGGCGGCAGTGCGGCGGCCAAGCGAGCGCTGGAAGGCCGCTCGGCCGTTTTGTTTGGGCATGCGTGATCTCTCGCGAGGTGATCTGGACGCAGCCCTGGCGGCATTGCGCAGCGCTGCCGCGGTCGATCCGTCGTTCGCGCTGCCCCACGTCGGGCTCTCATCGGCGCTGGTGCGCGCAGGCAAGACCGACGAGGCCGTTCGGGAAGCGCAGACCGCGCAGACCCTGGGGCCCGAGCTGGTCGTTGCCATCGCGGCGGCCGGGCGTGCCTACGCTGCCGCGGGTCGCAGCACGGATGCCATCGAGCAGCTGCAGCGTGCCCTGGCGAAATCGCCGGTGCCGGGTCTTCGCGCGCAACTGGCGCTCGCACATCACGCGGCGGGCTTCGACGATGCTGCGGAGCGCGAAGCGAACCAAACGCTGAAAGAAGATCCCGACAACGTGATGGCGCACGTGCTCCTGGCGGAGCGCGCGCTGGAGAAGCGTGACGGCAACGCTGCGCACGCGCACACCGAGCGCGCCGTGGCGGTCGAACCTCGCAACGTCGCGGCGTGGCTCGCCCACGGAGACGCGCTGCTGCTCGCCAAGCGGAACAAGGAAGCCCGCGCAGCGCTGACCGAGGCCGTGCGTCTGTGGACCGAAACCAAACAGCTCGGTGCGCCGCTGGAGCGGTTGAAGATCGTGAAGAGTGCGCTCGACCAGGGCAAGCTGCCCCCGGCGCGAGCTGCAAGCGCAGCCGCAGCGGCGGCGGGCAGGGCGGGCCCGAGAGCGAGCCCCGCACGCCCGTCGGCGAGACCGCCTCGCACCAACCCGGCGCAGGATCTGGATCTCTGA
- a CDS encoding tetratricopeptide repeat protein, which produces MNKRLEMLEKLVEGGKADSFARYALAMEYKKAERPDDALTTFEALRAADPDYLPMYLMAGQLLIDNRRGDEAKVWLSAGVELAKKQGESKAVAELEAALAVA; this is translated from the coding sequence ATGAACAAACGGCTGGAGATGCTGGAGAAGCTGGTCGAAGGCGGCAAGGCCGACTCGTTTGCGCGCTACGCGCTGGCGATGGAATACAAAAAGGCAGAACGCCCCGACGACGCGCTCACGACGTTCGAGGCGCTGCGTGCGGCCGATCCGGACTATCTGCCGATGTACTTGATGGCTGGTCAGCTGCTCATCGACAATCGCCGGGGTGATGAGGCCAAGGTGTGGCTCAGCGCGGGGGTCGAGCTCGCAAAAAAACAGGGCGAGAGCAAGGCCGTCGCGGAGCTCGAGGCCGCGCTCGCGGTGGCCTGA
- a CDS encoding patatin-like phospholipase family protein has protein sequence MTEKPQHRRLAVILSGGGARGAYEVGVLWYLFDELARMRGAPPRVDVICGTSVGAINSAYLAAHMGDPVLGMRRLVDVWSGLALDDVLGFGWRQAVSLPRVLYGGGSGAGLFDVSPMARLVQREVPWRAVTRTLKANVLKALSVSATEVATGRTVIFMQTAPTTSLPTRAPPRTLIRSERIGPQHALASAAIPLLFPPVQIGSQLYVDGGVRQNTPIAPAIRLGATHVLVVGTSRLVRGVAHAKTGPLASPSATMLLGKIMNALLLDHLDNDLGFVNLLNDLMQSGEASFGPDFVDKLNEAALMRGGHSFRPIETLVVRPTEGIGKIAAEYMRAGKLRGGPLVTKQLLRLIDVGRIDDADLASYLLFDGGFARRLIDLGRSDAHARRAEILDFLGAAEDDAPIEGGGREGSGWSLPPPAVG, from the coding sequence GTGACGGAGAAGCCCCAACACCGGAGGCTCGCGGTCATCCTATCTGGAGGCGGAGCCCGCGGCGCGTACGAGGTCGGTGTCCTCTGGTACCTGTTCGACGAGCTGGCCCGCATGCGCGGTGCGCCGCCGCGCGTGGACGTGATCTGCGGCACCAGCGTGGGCGCGATCAACAGCGCCTACCTGGCGGCGCACATGGGCGATCCGGTCTTGGGCATGCGCCGCCTGGTCGACGTCTGGTCGGGTTTGGCGCTCGATGACGTGCTCGGCTTCGGCTGGCGCCAAGCCGTCAGCCTCCCGCGCGTGCTCTACGGTGGCGGCAGTGGGGCCGGGCTCTTCGATGTGTCGCCGATGGCGCGCCTGGTGCAGCGTGAGGTGCCCTGGCGCGCGGTGACCCGCACGCTGAAGGCCAACGTGCTCAAGGCATTGAGTGTGTCCGCGACCGAGGTCGCGACGGGCCGCACCGTGATCTTCATGCAGACGGCGCCCACGACCTCGCTGCCGACGCGGGCCCCGCCCCGCACGCTGATCCGCTCCGAGCGCATCGGCCCGCAGCACGCGCTGGCGTCGGCGGCCATTCCACTTTTGTTTCCGCCGGTGCAGATTGGCAGCCAGCTCTACGTCGACGGCGGAGTGCGCCAGAACACCCCCATCGCCCCAGCAATCCGCCTGGGCGCCACCCACGTCCTGGTAGTTGGTACTTCGCGACTGGTGCGGGGTGTGGCTCACGCCAAGACCGGACCGCTGGCTTCACCCAGTGCCACCATGCTGCTCGGCAAGATCATGAACGCGCTCTTGCTCGACCACCTCGACAACGATCTCGGGTTCGTGAACCTGCTGAACGATCTGATGCAGAGCGGGGAGGCGAGCTTCGGCCCCGACTTCGTCGACAAGTTGAACGAGGCTGCCTTGATGCGCGGCGGTCACAGCTTTCGTCCCATCGAGACACTCGTGGTGCGGCCCACCGAGGGCATTGGAAAGATTGCGGCCGAGTACATGCGCGCCGGCAAGCTGCGCGGGGGTCCCCTCGTGACCAAACAACTACTCCGGTTGATCGACGTCGGTCGCATCGACGACGCCGATCTCGCCAGCTACCTGCTGTTCGATGGCGGTTTTGCACGCCGCCTGATCGATCTGGGGCGCAGCGACGCCCACGCGCGCCGCGCCGAGATCCTCGATTTTCTCGGTGCGGCCGAGGACGACGCGCCGATCGAGGGTGGCGGTCGCGAGGGCAGCGGCTGGTCGCTGCCTCCGCCAGCGGTCGGCTGA
- a CDS encoding protein kinase: MSDEPPHPVPERLADFEVIRRLGAGGMAEVFLAKRRGAEGTYKLLVVKRILPQFGSSRRFRSMFAEEAQLATRLNHPNIVQVYDFQDYGEEGQLLSMEYVEGPDLRKVMRAARSNQKKIPPFVAAYLIAEVAKGLHYAHERKDEGGAPLEIVHRDVSPQNVLVSFEGAVKVADFGIATANLFREEPGVLKGKTAYMSPEQARAEKADRRTDIYSLGVVFHELLTGRPLHGAAEGQELLDAVRTGNVEPPSTFARDVPTELEAIVMRALAKGAADRFQNAREMAAAITRVLFQKQEMVDAHVLEGVLSQLVSREHTSPGVDDGMGGQAESQFGDDESDGGSSTTGSVGSAVPVVLPTDEATGPGRPIHPRRTREAGREVRHVAIVTLRLQGIDELEKAVGPGGATRFLEQLRGTLDEIAFKRAARWTWEARQTPVGGGSPSLSTSARAVVGLTANPARAAFDAAWLAVDVHEAIHGTTDDLPTPLAASVGIVRGIATGRRDKGGHLVEHALQEAADYLSGLLGERAPAGVTWVAGGLYRLVRRDFVWGDAPTIVLDDALARDLPQNMRIYSLVRPLTRDERLHESAHAPSDLIGRDSELADLHAAYHQALTPGAKGGTGQVMARVVYGEMGIGKTALAATFLSELPPDARVLRVECSPSRTEVPFANVGDWVRQLTGTKSDQSLEEVSRAITEVLGDFAVGAQGAEIVLRMAELTVGRVAAASDDGDVAHYKKLISSGIRRFFARAALDSPLVVMIEGLQWSDRPSLELVAELLKRADPIPLLVVLVTRPDEATAAYIDGLVRIELIGLSAENQIRLLQARLGAREGVEQVCSDLLPRAAGNPFFLIEMVDALLERGTLELRERPDDSQELVRVERPGEEAGPALPSTLEQLIADRLAELPIEEQEIVEWLAVAGGPLEMEDLDALKGESAEEPVIRLCARGLCDAKGDTIDVRHPLTRDVAYRGLEKPTRERMHRRLGQYLAGTPLARGLTAAIVARHLSRGKASAEAAELYLEAAGVARASYQVQLATRYYRRAIALLPADDLRRLEAHEALENITRFQGRWRERRKHLTALRQLSRKSNSVTWVATALFRTARFEQDEGHLARGLTSARRAELMSHKSQMPVMEAQTQALMSEMLRDLGDMQGALAACDRALKTADHPDVPPRFRAEVLRTRGTLLRRVGRTDEAVDAHAEAIAVFRQAGARRQEARAKNSLAYALFVLGRFEDAIALALDAIRIDLAIGGRFQIAKTLSNIGQCYARLGDIQRGLAYLKRAREAHERYGDQDARADTLLCTAEVLMELGDVAAADTFVGDAGALTAVTGSAYDSVHEKILRAILARATDDSGSAVMFAFDARQAAEAQAYVAYHFYAMAVEAAARADIGESHTGILLATTAMGAIETIQGSEYGLETRALCLEALERAGSPQVTEMRRRGRKFALELYDSIRDPELKQQFLKRAATAKLFGSEPPAAPDLSTAKPKVDPPPLPSDFPQSSDPPPAEAREDVQSDDEIG, from the coding sequence ATGAGCGACGAGCCGCCACACCCAGTACCCGAGCGCCTCGCTGACTTCGAGGTGATCCGCCGGCTTGGCGCCGGCGGCATGGCCGAGGTGTTTCTGGCAAAGCGCCGCGGAGCCGAGGGCACGTACAAGCTGCTCGTCGTCAAGCGAATCTTGCCGCAGTTCGGTTCGTCGCGGCGGTTTCGATCGATGTTCGCCGAAGAGGCCCAGCTCGCGACGCGTCTCAACCACCCGAACATCGTTCAGGTCTACGATTTTCAGGACTATGGCGAGGAGGGACAGCTCCTCAGCATGGAGTACGTAGAGGGGCCCGACCTGCGCAAGGTGATGCGTGCCGCGCGGAGCAACCAGAAGAAGATCCCGCCGTTCGTCGCCGCCTATTTGATCGCCGAGGTGGCCAAGGGTCTGCACTACGCCCACGAGCGCAAGGACGAAGGCGGCGCGCCGCTCGAGATCGTCCACCGTGACGTGTCACCGCAGAACGTCCTGGTCTCCTTCGAGGGCGCGGTGAAGGTCGCCGATTTCGGCATCGCGACCGCGAACTTGTTCCGGGAAGAGCCGGGCGTCTTGAAGGGCAAGACCGCGTACATGTCGCCGGAGCAGGCCCGCGCCGAGAAGGCGGACCGGCGCACGGACATCTACTCGTTGGGAGTCGTGTTTCACGAGCTGCTCACCGGTCGGCCACTCCACGGAGCGGCCGAGGGGCAAGAGCTGCTCGACGCCGTGCGCACCGGCAACGTCGAACCGCCGAGCACCTTCGCGCGCGACGTGCCGACGGAGCTCGAGGCCATCGTGATGCGTGCGCTCGCCAAGGGCGCCGCCGATCGCTTCCAGAACGCGCGGGAAATGGCTGCGGCGATCACGCGTGTCCTGTTTCAAAAACAGGAGATGGTGGACGCACACGTGCTCGAGGGCGTGCTTTCGCAGCTCGTCAGTCGCGAGCACACCTCACCTGGCGTCGACGACGGCATGGGAGGCCAGGCGGAGAGTCAGTTCGGCGACGACGAGAGTGATGGGGGTTCCTCCACGACGGGCAGCGTCGGCTCGGCGGTGCCGGTCGTGCTTCCGACGGACGAGGCGACCGGACCCGGTCGGCCGATCCACCCGCGGCGCACGCGCGAGGCCGGGCGAGAAGTGCGGCACGTGGCCATCGTCACCTTGCGCCTGCAGGGCATCGACGAGCTGGAGAAGGCGGTGGGGCCCGGCGGCGCGACCCGCTTCTTGGAGCAGCTCCGAGGTACGCTGGACGAGATCGCCTTCAAGCGCGCGGCCCGCTGGACCTGGGAGGCGCGTCAGACTCCCGTCGGCGGCGGCTCACCGTCGTTGTCCACGTCCGCGCGGGCCGTCGTCGGGCTGACCGCGAACCCCGCGCGCGCTGCGTTCGACGCCGCTTGGTTGGCGGTCGACGTGCACGAAGCAATTCATGGCACGACCGACGACCTGCCGACTCCGCTCGCGGCGAGTGTCGGCATCGTGAGAGGGATCGCGACCGGCCGACGCGACAAGGGCGGTCATCTGGTGGAGCACGCGCTGCAAGAAGCTGCGGACTACCTGTCCGGGCTGCTGGGTGAACGCGCCCCGGCCGGCGTGACCTGGGTCGCCGGAGGTTTGTATCGCCTGGTGCGGCGCGACTTCGTGTGGGGCGACGCACCCACCATCGTGCTGGACGACGCATTGGCCCGCGATCTGCCGCAAAACATGCGGATCTATTCGCTGGTGCGACCCCTGACCCGCGATGAGCGTTTGCACGAGAGCGCCCACGCTCCGAGCGATCTCATCGGTCGTGATTCGGAGCTCGCCGATCTGCACGCGGCTTATCACCAGGCGCTCACACCCGGTGCGAAAGGTGGCACGGGCCAGGTGATGGCGCGGGTGGTGTACGGCGAGATGGGCATCGGGAAGACGGCGCTGGCTGCGACCTTTCTGTCGGAGCTCCCGCCTGACGCACGCGTGCTGCGCGTCGAGTGCTCTCCTTCGCGAACCGAGGTGCCCTTCGCGAACGTCGGCGATTGGGTTCGCCAGCTCACCGGCACCAAGTCCGATCAGTCACTGGAGGAGGTGTCCCGGGCCATCACGGAAGTACTCGGAGACTTCGCGGTCGGGGCGCAGGGAGCAGAGATCGTGCTCCGGATGGCCGAGCTCACGGTGGGCCGAGTGGCCGCGGCCTCGGACGACGGGGACGTCGCCCACTACAAAAAGCTCATCAGCTCGGGCATCCGACGTTTCTTCGCGCGCGCCGCCCTCGATTCCCCACTGGTGGTGATGATCGAAGGACTGCAGTGGAGTGATCGGCCCAGTCTCGAGCTGGTGGCCGAGCTCCTCAAGCGCGCTGATCCGATCCCTCTCCTGGTGGTGCTGGTGACGCGTCCCGACGAGGCCACCGCGGCGTACATCGACGGGTTGGTGCGCATCGAGCTGATCGGACTGTCGGCGGAGAATCAGATCCGCTTGTTGCAGGCCCGACTGGGGGCACGCGAGGGCGTCGAGCAAGTGTGCTCCGACCTCTTGCCTCGGGCGGCGGGCAATCCGTTCTTCCTCATCGAGATGGTCGACGCGCTGCTCGAGCGCGGCACGCTGGAGCTTCGCGAACGCCCGGACGACAGCCAGGAGCTGGTGCGGGTCGAGCGACCCGGAGAAGAGGCCGGCCCCGCGCTGCCCTCGACCCTCGAGCAGCTGATCGCCGATCGCCTGGCGGAGCTGCCGATCGAGGAGCAGGAGATCGTCGAGTGGTTGGCCGTTGCGGGCGGTCCGCTCGAAATGGAAGACCTCGATGCCCTGAAGGGTGAGAGCGCCGAAGAGCCGGTGATTCGCCTGTGCGCTCGCGGGCTGTGTGACGCAAAGGGCGACACCATCGACGTGCGCCACCCGCTCACCCGCGACGTCGCCTATCGCGGCCTGGAAAAACCCACGCGCGAGCGCATGCACCGTCGTCTTGGGCAGTATCTGGCAGGAACGCCGCTGGCCCGCGGGCTCACCGCCGCCATCGTCGCGCGCCACCTGTCGCGAGGCAAAGCCTCCGCCGAGGCCGCCGAGCTCTATCTGGAAGCGGCCGGAGTGGCCCGAGCCAGTTACCAGGTCCAGCTGGCGACGCGCTATTATCGCCGCGCGATCGCCCTCTTGCCCGCCGACGATCTGCGCCGGCTCGAGGCCCACGAGGCGCTGGAGAACATCACCCGGTTTCAAGGCCGCTGGCGCGAGCGGCGCAAACACCTGACTGCGCTGCGGCAGCTGTCGCGCAAGTCGAACTCGGTGACGTGGGTCGCGACCGCGCTCTTCCGTACCGCGCGCTTCGAACAGGACGAAGGGCACCTCGCGCGTGGGCTGACCAGTGCAAGACGCGCTGAGCTGATGAGTCACAAGTCACAGATGCCGGTGATGGAGGCTCAGACTCAGGCGCTGATGAGCGAGATGCTCCGCGACCTGGGTGACATGCAGGGTGCCCTCGCTGCCTGTGACCGGGCGCTCAAGACCGCCGACCACCCGGACGTGCCGCCACGTTTTCGCGCGGAGGTGCTGCGCACGCGCGGCACCCTCTTGCGCCGGGTGGGGCGCACCGACGAGGCCGTCGACGCTCACGCCGAGGCCATCGCCGTCTTCCGCCAGGCCGGCGCGCGTCGCCAGGAGGCGCGGGCGAAGAACTCCCTGGCCTACGCGCTGTTCGTGCTGGGACGCTTCGAAGACGCGATCGCCCTGGCGCTGGACGCAATTCGCATCGATCTGGCCATTGGCGGGCGGTTCCAGATCGCAAAGACGCTCTCCAACATCGGTCAGTGTTACGCGCGACTCGGTGACATCCAGCGCGGGTTGGCCTACCTGAAGCGCGCTCGGGAAGCTCACGAACGCTACGGCGATCAGGACGCGCGTGCCGATACACTGCTCTGCACTGCCGAGGTCCTGATGGAGCTCGGAGACGTGGCCGCGGCGGACACGTTCGTCGGTGACGCCGGCGCGCTCACCGCCGTGACCGGCAGCGCCTACGACTCGGTGCACGAGAAGATCTTGCGGGCCATTTTGGCTCGGGCCACGGACGACTCCGGCAGCGCGGTCATGTTCGCGTTCGATGCGCGCCAGGCCGCCGAGGCTCAGGCCTACGTGGCGTACCATTTCTACGCGATGGCGGTCGAAGCAGCGGCACGCGCCGACATCGGTGAGTCCCACACGGGGATCTTGCTGGCGACGACGGCGATGGGAGCCATCGAGACGATTCAGGGCTCCGAGTACGGGCTCGAGACGCGCGCGCTGTGCCTCGAGGCGCTCGAGCGCGCGGGCTCGCCACAGGTCACCGAGATGCGGCGACGCGGACGAAAGTTCGCCCTGGAGCTGTACGACTCGATCCGCGACCCCGAGCTCAAACAGCAGTTCTTGAAGCGCGCCGCAACGGCCAAGTTGTTCGGCAGCGAACCACCTGCGGCGCCGGACCTCTCGACCGCCAAGCCCAAGGTCGATCCGCCGCCGTTGCCCTCGGACTTTCCTCAATCCAGCGATCCACCGCCGGCCGAGGCGCGAGAAGACGTTCAGTCGGACGACGAGATCGGGTAG
- a CDS encoding TIGR02266 family protein has product MSTSDPPSDRRYTDRLPIELKVEYRRVNTFFADYTRNISRGGTFIATERPLPEGTEFIFALGVPMMAEPLRLKGRVCWITPTEEATRANPAGMGIEFQFTDAEERRATERTVEKLLVEQLGEHVAERLLGKKLDD; this is encoded by the coding sequence ATGAGTACGTCGGACCCGCCCAGCGATAGGCGCTACACCGATCGTCTGCCTATCGAGCTCAAGGTGGAATACCGAAGGGTGAACACCTTCTTTGCGGACTACACGCGCAACATCTCTCGCGGTGGGACCTTCATCGCGACCGAGCGTCCGCTGCCCGAGGGCACCGAGTTCATCTTCGCCTTGGGGGTTCCGATGATGGCGGAGCCCCTGCGCTTGAAGGGTCGAGTGTGCTGGATCACTCCCACCGAAGAGGCCACCCGTGCCAACCCCGCCGGAATGGGCATCGAGTTTCAGTTCACGGACGCAGAAGAGCGCCGGGCCACGGAGCGCACGGTCGAAAAACTGTTGGTCGAGCAGCTCGGTGAGCACGTTGCCGAGCGCCTATTGGGCAAGAAGCTCGACGACTGA
- the dnaJ gene encoding molecular chaperone DnaJ has product MRDPYAVLGIDRGATEADVKTAFRRRALEHHPDRNPGDAGAAARFNEINAAYQILSDPDKRAAWDRYGEAAFRPGGGAGGGVSFVDLGGFDGMFGDILDAFGIRGGDRGTVRVKVELSFEEAARGCTKELSYELVDRCEGCAGSGAEPGTSVSTCVACNGRGKVRFQQAIFPIAVERACSRCRGTGKLPSTPCKLCSGAGLARHEKTLEVSIPAGVEAGATKVVEGGGSRSGPERPPGNLEVLIDVATHPFFQRQGDDVTCAVPISFVQASVGGEVEVPTLEGKVKLRVPPATQPGTILRIKGKGLPHRLRGGRGDQLVEISVEVPTDLSARARELLEELGRELGEDVQPKQRTFVEKLKGLFG; this is encoded by the coding sequence GTGCGTGATCCTTACGCGGTGCTCGGCATCGACCGTGGTGCGACGGAAGCGGACGTCAAGACCGCCTTCCGGCGCCGCGCGCTCGAGCACCACCCGGATCGGAACCCCGGCGACGCCGGCGCGGCCGCGCGTTTCAACGAGATCAACGCGGCCTACCAGATCCTGAGCGACCCCGACAAACGGGCAGCGTGGGACCGCTACGGCGAGGCGGCCTTTCGGCCGGGCGGAGGCGCGGGCGGCGGCGTGTCGTTCGTCGATCTCGGCGGCTTCGACGGCATGTTCGGCGACATCCTCGACGCATTCGGGATCCGCGGCGGCGATCGCGGCACAGTGCGGGTGAAGGTCGAGCTCAGCTTCGAAGAGGCCGCGCGCGGCTGCACCAAGGAGCTGAGCTACGAGCTCGTTGATCGCTGCGAGGGCTGCGCGGGCAGCGGCGCCGAACCAGGCACGAGTGTGTCGACGTGCGTCGCCTGCAACGGGCGCGGAAAGGTCCGCTTCCAGCAGGCCATCTTCCCGATCGCGGTCGAGCGCGCGTGCTCACGCTGTCGCGGCACCGGCAAGCTGCCGAGCACACCGTGCAAGCTGTGCTCTGGCGCAGGGCTCGCGAGGCACGAGAAGACGCTCGAAGTGAGCATCCCAGCGGGGGTCGAGGCCGGCGCGACCAAGGTCGTCGAAGGCGGCGGCAGTCGCAGCGGTCCCGAGCGCCCGCCGGGCAACCTCGAAGTTCTGATCGACGTCGCGACGCATCCATTCTTCCAGCGGCAGGGTGACGACGTCACGTGTGCCGTCCCCATCAGCTTCGTGCAAGCGTCGGTGGGCGGAGAGGTCGAGGTGCCGACCTTGGAAGGCAAGGTGAAGCTGCGCGTTCCGCCCGCAACCCAGCCCGGCACCATTCTCCGCATCAAGGGCAAGGGCCTGCCCCACCGGCTGCGGGGTGGACGCGGCGATCAGCTGGTGGAGATCAGCGTCGAAGTCCCGACCGACCTCAGCGCGCGCGCGAGAGAGCTGCTGGAAGAGCTGGGCCGAGAGCTGGGCGAGGACGTGCAGCCCAAGCAGAGGACGTTCGTGGAGAAGCTGAAGGGGTTGTTTGGGTGA